In the genome of Bacillus thuringiensis, the window TTTGAATTGCTGTTGCTGCTGAAATGCTAGTTTTTCCTACGCCGCCTTTACCTGTATACAAAATAATTCTCATCATTCATATCTCCTTTGTTTCGAATGTCGAATATTACGAGTGTCGAAGTAAATGATTGAATAAAAACCCAGATAGGGTTTTATTCAATCGGAATGTTTTTCATTTTAGGTGTAGAAACTTTTTCTTCTGTTTTTTGCTGTGACGTAGCAATGTGATTCATAATCTTTTGGAAGATTTGTAGTAAGAATGCTTTTTCTTCTTCTGACAATGCTTCTGTCACTAAGCTAAAGTAATGGGCTGCATTTTGTTTTACTTCTTGAACGAGCATTACGCCGTTGTCTGTTAATCGAATTAATACAATACGTCGGTCGTTTTCATCACGGTAGCGCTCAATATATCCCTTTTTTACAAGGCGATTTACAACGCCCGTCGTTGTACTCATCGGTATATCAAGAAGATCAGCAATTTTCGTCATTGTAATATCTGTATTTCGTTCCATCCAAAGTAAACAAAATACTTCTGTTTTAGAAAGTGTTAAATCTAGGCTTACCCATTCTTCAGGATAGAAAAGTTTCTTGGCGTTATCTAGCAGTAAGTCTAAAAAATGTTCATATTGCAACAATTAGTTCCACTCCCGTATATTTCGAGGTTCGTAATATTTGTTTTTATTTTATGTGGAATAGAAATAATTGTCAATATTTTTTGTTTGTTTTTTCAGATTAGACAGAAAACTATCTTTAAAATAGTATTCTTTTATGATAGATTTATAAATATAAAACTAGAATTTACATAAAAATCCATCATGGTAAATATACTTATCTATAATGGGTGTACAGCTAACGAGGAGGAGAACGATGAGAAGACGTAATACGCAAGCGTTCACATTTTTAGCATGGACTTCATTTGTTTGTGCGCTTTCAGGTATGCTAATTGGGATTTATACGTTAGATGAAACGCTTAGTGTAAAAGGATACTATTTAATTGGAACATTATTTTTAACGATGTCTTGTTTTGTGTTGCAAAAAACAATTCGTGATAACGAAGAAGATAACGAGAGATTCCCAAAAAATAAACCGTTAGATAAAGAGTAAATTGTAAAGAAAGGCATTTGCCTTTCTTTTTTTATGTAAAAATGGCGTAAGTACTCTGTGTTGACTTGCTTGAAGTACTGAAAATTTGGTATCATCAATAGTATTGTAGATTGAACGATATATTATGGAGGTGGCCTAGCCGTGTCAAGAATTTCCGTTGAGAATGTAAAGCACGTAGCACATTTAGCACGTCTTGCAATTACTGATCAAGAAGCAGAAAAATTTCAAAAACAACTAGATGCAATTGTTACATTTGCAGAACAGTTAAATGAATTAGATACAACAGATGTAAAACCAACAACTCATGTATTAACGATGAAAAATGTTATGCGTGAAGATGTAGCAGAAAAAGGTTTACCAGTCGAAGAAGTATTAAAAAATGCACCGGATCACAAAGATAATCAAATCCGTGTTCCAGCAGTATTAGAATAGAGGAGGGGAATTTCGATGTCATTATTTGATCATTCGGTATCAGAGTTACATAAGAAATTAAACAACAAAGAAATTTCCGTTACGGATTTAGTAGAAGAATCTTACAAACGTATTGCGGATGTTGAAGATAACGTAAAAGCTTTTCTTACATTAGATGAAGAAAATGCACGCGCGAAAGCGAAAGAATTAGATGCAAAGATTGGTGCTGAAGATAATGGTTTATTATTCGGTATGCCAATTGGTGTAAAAGATAACATTGTAACTAACGGTCTTCGTACAACTTGTGCGAGCAAAATGTTAGCAAACTTCGATCCAATTTATGATGCGACAGTTGTGCAAAAGCTAAAAGCTGCTGACACAATTACAATCGGTAAATTAAACATGGACGAGTTCGCAATGGGTTCTTCAAATGAAAACTCAGGATTCTACGCTACGAAAAATCCATGGAACTTAGATTACGTTCCGGGCGGATCTAGTGGTGGTTCTGCAGCAGCTGTAGCAGCAGGAGAAGTACTATTCTCTCTAGGTTCTGATACGGGTGGTTCTATCCGTCAGCCAGCTGCATATTGCGGTGTTGTAGGTTTAAAACCAACTTACGGACGCGTATCTCGTTACGGATTAGTAGCATTCGCATCTTCACTTGACCAAATCGGACCGATTACACGTACAGTAGAAGACAATGCATACTTATTACAAGCTATTTCAGGTATTGACCGCATGGATGCAACTTCTGCAAATGTTGAAGTTGGAAACTATTTAGCTGGTTTAACAGGCGATGTTAAAGGTTTACGCATTGCTGTACCGAAAGAATACTTAGGCGAAGGTGTTGGCGAAGAAGCTCGTGAGTCAGTACTAGCTGCTTTAAAAGTATTAGAAGGTATGGGCGCAACTTGGGAGGAAGTATCTCTTCCGCACTCTAAATACGCTCTAGCAACGTATTACTTACTATCTTCTTCTGAAGCATCTGCTAACCTTTCACGCTTTGATGGCGTGCGTTACGGTGTTCGTTCTGATAATGTAAATAACTTATTAGATCTTTACAAAAACACACGTAGTGAAGGTTTCGGTGATGAAGTTAAACGTCGTATTATGCTTGGTACATTTGCTCTTAGCTCTGGTTACTATGATGCATATTACAAAAAAGCACAACAAGTACGTACATTAATTAAGAACGACTTTGAAAATGTATTTGCTAACTATGATGTTATTATTGGACCAACAACACCAACTCCGGCATTTAAAGTGGGAGAAAAAGTTGACGATCCAATGACAATGTATGCAAATGACATTTTAACAATCCCAGTAAACTTAGCGGGTGTTCCAGCGATTTCAGTTCCATGTGGATTTGGTGCTAACAACATGCCACTTGGTCTACAAATCATTGGTAAACACTTCGATGAAGCGACAATTTACCGCGTTGCACATGCGTTTGAGCAAGCAACAGACTATCATACAAAAAAAGCAAGTCTGTAAGGAGGCGAGCATAGATGAATTTAGAAACAATTATTGGTTTAGAGGTTCACGTTGAGTTAAAAACAAATTCGAAAATTTTCTCTGCGAGTCCAACAGAATTCGGAGCGGAGCCAAATACACAAACAAGTGTAATTGACTTAGGATACCCAGGGGTGCTTCCTACTTTAAATAAAGAAGCAGTTAACTTTGCAATGAAAGCTGCAATGGCATTAAACTGTGAAATCGCAACGGAAACAAAGTTTGACCGTAAAAACTATTTCTATCCAGATAACCCGAAAGCTTACCAAATCTCTCAATTTGATAAGCCAATTGGTGAAAATGGTTGGATTGAAATCGAAGTAGACGGTAAAAAGAAACGTATCGGTATTACACGTCTTCATTTAGAAGAAGATGCTGGTAAATCAACGCATACAGCTGATGGTTCATTAGTAGACTACAACCGTCAAGGTATGCCTTTAATCGAGATCGTATCTGAGCCAGATATGCGTACGCCAGAAGAAGCATATGCATACTTAGAGAAGTTAAAATCAATCATTCAATACACTGGTGTATCTGATTGTAAGATGGAAGAAGGTTCCTTGCGTTGTGATGCGAACATTTCTCTTCGTCCAGTTGGACAAGAGAAGTTCGGTACAAAAGCGGAACTGAAAAACTTAAACTCATTCACTTACGTACAAAAAGGTCTTGAGCATGAGCAAGTGCGCCAAGAAAAAGAACTGTTATCTGGTGGTATCATCCAACAAGAAACACGTCGTTATGATGAAGCAACGAAGAAAACAATCTTAATGCGTGTGAAAGAAGGATCTGACGATTACCGTTATTTCCCGGAGCCAGACTTAGTTGAACTTTACATCGACGATGAGTGGAAAGAAGCAGTTCGTGCCTCTATTCCAGAACTTCCAGATGCGCGTAAAGCTCGCTACGTTGCAGAAATTGGCTTACCAGCTTATGATGCACACGTATTAACATTAACGAAAGAAATGTCTGATTTCTTTGAAGCAACTGTTGCAGGCGGTGCTGATGCGAAATTAACATCGAACTGGTTAATGGGTGAAGTACTTGCATACTTAAACAAACAACAAAAAGAATTAAAAGACGTTGCATTAACGCCTGCTGGTTTATCTAAAATGGTTCAATTAATTGAAAAAGGTACAATTTCTTCTAAAATCGCGAAGAAAGTATTTAATGAATTAATTGAAAAAGGTGGAGACCCAGAAGAAATCGTTAAAGCGAAAGGTCTTGTTCAAATTTCTGACGAGGGTACACTTCGTAAAGTTGTAACAGAAATTCTTGATAATAATGAGCAATCTATCGAAGACTTTAAAAACGGTAAAGACCGTGCAATTGGCTTCTTAGTTGGTCAAATTATGAAAGCTACAAAAGGACAAGCCAATCCACCGCTTGTTAACAAAATCTTACTTGAAGAGATTAATAAGCGATAATAGTAGTGACTTTTAAAGATTAAGCAGAAAAACACCCGTACATGGGTGTTTTTCTAGGTTAATCAAACGTTTGTTTAAATGAGACAAAATCGTTTAAACAAACGTTTGATTAACTGTCAAAAGTGGAAAAATGTTTGTATAGCAACTATGGTATGATAGTTGCAAAAAGGTGGGAATAATGATAAATCTAAACATAGAGGTTTTTTTCATCTCATGAAATAATAGATAGTTATTATTCGTTATATGTAAATTTTTATGGAAGAATGGATAGAAATAAAGTGAAACTTTAATCAGTAGGAGGTTCATCCAAAGCTGATTATTAGCCCACACCAATCGGGCATTTACTGCCCGCAAATAGCGGGATAAATTTTTTGGTTAAATAAAACAAAACCATTGAAATGAATATTTACTTTTGATGGACTACACGAATCGGGTTCTTACTGCCTGTTTGAGCGGGATAAAAGAAGGATAGCAAGATGAGAGGAGGTAGGCATGGGAATACTGAATAGAAGTTCGGTATGTTCTTTTTCGATACATAAAGAAATTTCCTGTGCTAATAAATGATGAAGCGAGCAAGAATTATTTATAATCCTACTTCTGGGCGTGAGCTATTTAAGAAGAGCTTACCAGAAGTATTACAAAAATTAGAACAAGCTGGCTATGAGACATCTTGTCATGCGACAACGGGCCCTGGAGACGCTACTGTGGCGGCGAGGCAAGCTGCGGATCGTAAGTTTGATGTTGTTATTGCCGCTGGTGGCGACGGTACATTAAATGAAGTAGTAAACGGTTTAGTTGGACATGAATTCCGTCCGAAATTTGGAATTATTCCAGTTGGAACGACAAATGACTTTGCACGTGCGATTGGTGTACCTCGTTCTATTGAAGAGGCAGCAGATATTATTTGCGAAGGAAAAACAGTGCCATTAGACCTTGGTAGAGCGAACGATACATACTTTATTAACATCGCTGGTGGCGGTCGTATTACAGAATTAACATACGAAGTACCGAGTAAGTTAAAGACAGTATTAGGACAACTTGCTTATTACCTAAAAGGTATTGAGATGTTACCATCATTACATCCAACATATGTTGAAATTGAGTATGATGGAAAATTACTACAAGAAGAAATTACGATGTTTTTAATTACGAATACTCGTTCAGTAGGTGGATTTGAAAAGGTAGCACCGTATGCATCTATTAACGATGGGTTATTCGACCTGTTAGTACTGAAAAAAGGTTCTATCGCTGATTTGATTAAAGCAGCAACACAAGCACAACGTGGTGAACATATTAACAACCCAAAAGTGTTATATACACAAGCGAACCGAATTAAAGTACATTCACCAGATAAACTAATGATTAATTTAGATGGTGAGTACGGTGGAGATGCACCGATGGAATTCGAAAATATATATCATTGTTTAGAACTATTTGTTCCTGAACATCAAGAGGATGCCCTGTAAAGGCATCCTTTTTTACTTTGTTAAAACGAATTGTAAATTGGGAGTTAGTTTGATTTTTATGGTATTTTTACAATTCTTTTATTTTACATCCATATTTTATTGATACACTGGAGGAGATAAGAAACGAGAGGTAGGGTGCTATGGAGAAGGTAAAAGCAATACTATTTGATAAAGATGGGACATTAATGGATTTTCATTCAATCTGGATAAAAGTAGCTGAAGAACTTGTAGCTGAATGTATAAGTTTATATCATTTACCAAGTACAATAGGGCAGACCTTATTAGAAGAGATTGGTGTAGAGGGAGCATTTGTTAATCCGAGGAGTGCAATAGCTGCTGGAACAAGCCTTGATGTAGCGAAGGGGCTTTGTAATTATATTGAGTCTGCTAGAGAAGAAGAGATGCATCAGTGGGTAAGTGAGAAGTTATTTTCCCTTATGTATGAGTATCGTTCGCATATGAAAATGACAGCGGATTTACCGAAAGTGTTACAGGCATTAAAAGATAAAGGATTTATATTAGGGGTTGTCACGGCGGACGATTTTGCACCGACAGAATTATTTTTAAAACAATATAAGTTGGAAAACTTTTTTGATTATATTATAGCCTCGGATACATTCCCGGCGCAAAAACCAGATAAAAAGATTATAGAAGTGTTTTGTGAGAAATTTAATTTAGAATCATGTGAGGTTGCGGTTGTTGGAGATACGCCAACTGATTTACATTTAGCCAAAAATGGCGATTGCTATGCAATTGGGGTGCTATCTGGTACGGGAGACCGTCCAACATTAGAACCACTTGCTGATTTAGTGTTAGATTCTGTTGGGGAGTTTATTTCTCAATCGGGTGAGTTTTTCTGGGAGAAAGAAAAGTCTAATGTGTAAGGAAAATAAGTCTATAAAGACTCTTAATGAGTCTTTATAGACTTATTTTTGTGCCTGGATACAAAGAATATAGGATAAATGCTAGAAAAGAAAGTTGGCATACATTTTGCAATAAAAAGAGAAAACAATGTAAAGAAAAGGATGGGGTACGCAATGAACACGAAAAAATTTGCTAAAGTAAATGAACAAATTCCAGGACCGAAAGCGGCATCTTTATTAGAACGCCGTCAAAATATAGTACCAAAAGGAGTAAGTAACGGCATCCCAACGTTTGTACAATCTGCAAATGGTGCTCTTGTAACAGATGTTGATGGCAATCAGTACATTGATTTTGCAGGAGCAATCGGGACAATTAACGTAGGACATTGTCATCCAACGGTTAAAGAAGCGCTCCATAAACAAGTCGATCAATACATTCATACTGGATTTAATGTCATGATGTATGAGCCATATATTGAATTAGCGGAAAAGCTTGCGGCATTGGCACCAGGAAGTTTCGATAAGCAAGTCCTCTTTTTAAATAGTGGTGCAGAAGCAGTTGAGAACGCGGTGAAAATTGCTCGTAAATATACGAAGAGACCTGGTATTATCGCATTTTCTAAGGGTTTCCACGGGCGTACATTAATGACAATGACGATGACAAGTAAAGTGAAGCCATATAAATTTGGGTTTGGTCCCTTTGCTCCAGAAGTATATAAAGCGCCATTCCCATACGAATACCGTCGCCCAGAGGGATTAACGGAAGAGCAGTATGATGATTTTATTATTGAAGAGTTTAAGAACTTCTTCATATCGGAAGTAGCGCCAGAAACAATTGCAGCTGTTGTAATGGAACCTGTTCAAGGGGAAGGTGGATTTATCGTCCCAAGTAAGAAATTTGTTCAAGAAGTACGCCGCATTTGTTCAGAGAATGGCATCTTATTTGTAGCGGATGAAATACAAACAGGCTTTAGTCGTACAGGAAAATATTTTGCAATTGATCATTATGATGTCGTTCCAGATTTAATTACAGTGTCTAAATCATTAGGGGCTGGTGTACCGATAAGTGGTGTCATTGGACGTAAAGAAATTATGAATGAGTCTGCACCCGGTGAACTGGGTGGAACGTATGCAGGAAGTCCATTAGGATGTGCGGCTGCATTAGCTGTTCTCGATGTAATAGAAAATGAGAAATTAAATGATAGAGCGATAGAATTAGGGAAAGTCGTAATGAACCGATTCGAAGAGATGAAAAATAAATATCATTGCATCGGTGATGTGCGTGGGTTAGGAGCAATGTGTGCATTTGAGGTCGTTCAAGATCGTAAGACGAAAGCACCTGACAAAACGTTAACGGCTAATCTATGTGCAGAAGCAAATAAGCGTGGGTTACTTTTATTATCAGCAGGAACATATGGAAATGTTATCCGTGTGTTAATGCCTTTAGTTATTACAGATGAGCAACTTGAAGAAGGTTTAACAATAATTGAAGAATCATTGCAAGCTTGTTATGAGCAAACAAACATCGCTCGCGTTTAAAAACTGAAGTATAAATAGCAAACATTCTAGCTGACTCTATATTAAATGCAGAAAATTCACTTTATAATAAAGGTAGTGAAGTGGATCGATGGATTTGAAGTTAGGGGGGGCTAGGATGGTTGCAGAAAAGGAACGAGTGTTAATGGATTTAAAAGATGTATTTGAATATGCGTTTGACGAAATTTTTGTTACAGATGAGCAAGGGATCGTTGTACGTGTAAATAGTACATGTGAAAGGCACTATCAACTAGCTGCAGAAGAGTTAGTTGGTAAGCATGTAAAAGAACTACAAAAGGATGGAATCTTTTATCCATCAGCGACATTAGAAGTGATTGAAAAAAAGAGGCCAATTGAACTCGTTCAAACTACAAAATCAGGAGAGTATTTACACGTTCGTACAAGGCCTGTTTTTGATGATGAGGGAAATTTAAGAAGAGTGATTAGTTATTCTCGGGACCTTACTGAACTCTATCAATTACGTCAAAAGGTAGAGGAAATGGATAATCAGCTAAAAACATATAAAAAAGAATTAAGAGAAACATATGAGCATGAAGGACTTATTTTTAAAAGTCTAGCTATGCAAAAAATAGTCGATACAATCAAAAAAGTATCTGTAGTGGATAGTACTGTTCTCGTTTTAGGCGAGACTGGAGTAGGAAAAAGTCGATTAGTACGCCATTTACATGAAGTGAGTCACCGTAAGAATGAAAGTTTCTATGAAATTAATTGTGCGGCATTGCCAACTAATTTAATTGAATCGGAGCTTTTTGGATATTCAGGTGGATCTTTTACAGGTGCGAATCGTGAAGGGAAAAAGGGACTATTAGAATCCGCGCATAAAGGAACTCTTTTTTTAGATGAAATCGGTGAAATGCCGATTGAAATTCAAGCGAAGCTTTTGCAAGTATTGCAAGAAAAAACATTTCGTCCTATAGGCGGAAGAGAATTAAAAAAAGTGGATGTTCGAATTGTGGCGGCAACAAATAGAGATTTAAGCGAGATGGTGAAACAAGGAACATTTCGGAAAGATTTATACTATCGTCTGAATGTCATTCCAATTGCAATTCCCCCGCTTAGGGAGAGAACAGAAGATATTTTGCCGCTTATTTATCATTACTTGCAGCACTTTAATAAAAAGTACGGACGTGATGTGAAACTAGCGCCGAGTACGTTACAAATGTTTGTTGGATATCCGTGGGAAGGAAACAATAGAGAAATAGAGAATGTAATTGAGAGAATTGTTATTACTGTCGATGATGTTGTAACGGTACAGGATTTGCCACTCTCTATGCAAGAGGCTGCAGTTGAACAATCGGGGCAAAGCCTTTATAAAATGCTGGAAGAGGTAGAGAGAAATATTATTCTTAAAGCGTATAAAACGTATGGATCAAGTTATAAAGTGGCTGAGTTTTTGCAAATTAGTCAATCTGCTGCTACTAGGAAAATTAAGAAGTTCATAGAGGAGGAAGAAAACATTGGATAAAAAGGCGACTTTCGTAAGTATAGATAAAAAGGCGATGTATATAAATGGTGAGTGGATTACACTACAAGAACAAATTGAAGTAAATAATCCTGCGACGAAGGAAATATTTGCAACTGTACCAAAAGGCGGAGTAACAGAGGCAAAGCAAGCTGTTGATGCTGCACATGAAGCTTTTAAAACGTGGTCTAAGTTAACGGCAGCAGATCGTGCCACGAAGTTAAAAAAGTGGTTTACGCTTATTGATGAAAATAAAGAAGAGATCGCAGCGATTATGACGAAGGAACAAGGAAAGCCGTTTGCAGAAGCGCTTGGTGAAGTAAATTATGCAAACAGTTTTGTTGAATGGTATGCAGAAGAGGGGAAACGCGTATATGGTGAAATGATTCCTGCTTCTCATCCGAATAAGCGCATTTTAGTTATGAAGCAACCAGTTGGCGTTATGGCAGCTATTACACCTTGGAACTTCCCAGCTGCTATGATTACGAGAAAGGTAGCCCCAGCGCTTGCAGCAGGCTGTACAACCGTTGTGAAACCGGCAAGTCAAACGCCATTAACTGCATTGAAATTAGCTGAATTAGCTCATGAAGCAGATATTCCAAAGGGCGTAATCAATATCGTAACAGGTAGTGCAAAAGCAATTGCTGATACATGGATGGAAGATGGTCGCGTTCGAAAAGTGTCCTTTACAGGGTCAACGGAAATCGGGAAAGAGTTAATGGCTAGTGCGGCGCAAACGATGAAAAAAGTTTCGCTTGAGTTAGGGGGACACGCTCCGTTTATCGTAATGAATGATGCAGATTTAGATAAAGCAGTAGAAGCGGTGATTGGTTCGAAATTCCGTAATGCAGGACAAACGTGTATATGTACAAACCGAGTATTCGTTCAAGAAGAAGTATACGAAGTATTTGTAGAGAAGTTCCAAAAGGCAGTAGGGCAGTTGAAAGTAGGAGACGGTTTCGGTGACGGAACGACTGTCGGGCCACTTATTGATGAGAATGCAGTTTCAAAAGTACAAGAACATATTGAAGATGCTATTCAAAAAGGTGGAACAGTTTTATATGGTGGTCAAAAGGTCGCAGAGTTAGAGGGACATTTCATTCAACCGACTGTAATTGGGTTGGCAAATGATACGATGCTTTGTATGAATGAAGAAACATTTGGGCCAGTGGCACCAGTTGCGAAATTTAAAACAGTTGATGAAGTAATTGAACGTGCAAATAATACACCATATGGTTTAGCTGCGTATATTTTCACGAAAGACATTAGCCAAGCATTCCAAATTAGTGAAGCGCTAGAGTACGGTATTATTGGTCTAAACGATGGTCTTCCATCAGTTGCACAAGCACCATTCGGTGGATTTAAAGAAAGTGGTATCGGCCGTGAAGGAGGCCATTTCGGCATCGAGGAATATTTAGAAATTAAATATATTTCATTAGGACTATAAGTAGTATACTAGAATCTCTATAAGGTAACAGAGAAGGAGATTCTAGTATGGTATATTGGCTATTATTACTTGTTACAATTATTTTTGAAGTAGCTGGAACAATCGCAATGAAACTATCAAATGGTTTAACAAAGCTCGTTCCAAGTGTACTTATTTTCGTATTTTATGGAATTTGTTTCAGCGTGTTTGCTATCGTCGTTAAAAAGATTCATTTAAGTATTGCTTATGCCATTTGGTCTGGCGTTGGAACGTTACTTATTACAATCATTAGTGTGTATTTTTTTAAAGAGCATATTAGCTTATTCCAAGCATTTTGTATTCTCTTTATCGTATTAGGAGTAATTGGGCTTAAAGTATCATCAGCATCATAAAAGGCTATCTTCCTGTGTGGAAGATAGCCTTTTACTTTTATCCCGCTATTTTCCGGGCAGTAAGACCCTCACCTCAAAATTCAGCGAAAGCAAAGAAGTTAGGTGGGGGATCGGGCTGCCCGTAAAAGCCCAATTGGTGAGGGCTAATTAAAGTTTCACTTTATTAAAACGCCCAGTTACCTTTACGGAAGATAGGCTCATGTCTGCCGTCAGCTGTAATACCGTCAATATCAAGCTCAGCTGATCCAATCATGAAGTCGTTGTGTGTGATACTAGCGTTTGCGCCGTTTTCAGCAAGTTCTTCTTTAGACATTGTTTTTCCGCCAACTAAGTTAAATGCATAAGCATTTCCGATTGCAAGGTGGCAAGATGCATTTTCGTCAAATAGTGTATTGTAGAATAAAACATTTGTGTTTGAAATTGGTGAGTCATGAGGTACTAAAGCTACTTCTCCTAAGAAGTGAGAACCTTCATCTGTTTCTACTAAATGTTTTAAAGCTTCTTCACCAGCTTCAGCTTTATAGTCTACGATACGTCCGTTTTCAAATGTTAACGTGAAATTATCGATAATATTACCTGCAAATGCTAACGGTTTTGTACTAGAAACTTGGCCGTTTACACCTGTTTTAAGTGGCATTGTAAATACTTCTTCAGTTGGAATATTAGCCATAAATGGTACGTTCTTTTCATTTAAGCTACCAGCACCAGCCCATACATGTTTTTCTGGAAGTTCGATTGTTAAATCTGTTCCAGGACCTGTATAGTGAAGAGCTTTATAATGCTTTTCGTTTAAGTAATCCACTTTTGTATGTAATGTTTCATCATGTTCTTTCCATGCTTCTACAGGATTTTCTAAATCAGCACGAGTAGCTTTGAAAATAGCATCCCATAACTTTGCTTCTTGTTCTTCTGGCGCTACGTCAGGGAATACTTTCGCAGCCCATTCTTTCGTAGGAACAGAAATTACACACCAGCTTACTTTATCGGCTTGTACGTAATCACGGTATACTTTCATCGCTTCTCCAGCTACTTTATGAGCTGTTGCGATACGTGTTGCTTCTACACCTTTTAATAAATCAGGGTTTTCTGCATAGATAGA includes:
- a CDS encoding sigma-54 interaction domain-containing protein, with product MVAEKERVLMDLKDVFEYAFDEIFVTDEQGIVVRVNSTCERHYQLAAEELVGKHVKELQKDGIFYPSATLEVIEKKRPIELVQTTKSGEYLHVRTRPVFDDEGNLRRVISYSRDLTELYQLRQKVEEMDNQLKTYKKELRETYEHEGLIFKSLAMQKIVDTIKKVSVVDSTVLVLGETGVGKSRLVRHLHEVSHRKNESFYEINCAALPTNLIESELFGYSGGSFTGANREGKKGLLESAHKGTLFLDEIGEMPIEIQAKLLQVLQEKTFRPIGGRELKKVDVRIVAATNRDLSEMVKQGTFRKDLYYRLNVIPIAIPPLRERTEDILPLIYHYLQHFNKKYGRDVKLAPSTLQMFVGYPWEGNNREIENVIERIVITVDDVVTVQDLPLSMQEAAVEQSGQSLYKMLEEVERNIILKAYKTYGSSYKVAEFLQISQSAATRKIKKFIEEEENIG
- the gabD gene encoding NADP-dependent succinate-semialdehyde dehydrogenase, translated to MDKKATFVSIDKKAMYINGEWITLQEQIEVNNPATKEIFATVPKGGVTEAKQAVDAAHEAFKTWSKLTAADRATKLKKWFTLIDENKEEIAAIMTKEQGKPFAEALGEVNYANSFVEWYAEEGKRVYGEMIPASHPNKRILVMKQPVGVMAAITPWNFPAAMITRKVAPALAAGCTTVVKPASQTPLTALKLAELAHEADIPKGVINIVTGSAKAIADTWMEDGRVRKVSFTGSTEIGKELMASAAQTMKKVSLELGGHAPFIVMNDADLDKAVEAVIGSKFRNAGQTCICTNRVFVQEEVYEVFVEKFQKAVGQLKVGDGFGDGTTVGPLIDENAVSKVQEHIEDAIQKGGTVLYGGQKVAELEGHFIQPTVIGLANDTMLCMNEETFGPVAPVAKFKTVDEVIERANNTPYGLAAYIFTKDISQAFQISEALEYGIIGLNDGLPSVAQAPFGGFKESGIGREGGHFGIEEYLEIKYISLGL
- a CDS encoding DMT family transporter produces the protein MVYWLLLLVTIIFEVAGTIAMKLSNGLTKLVPSVLIFVFYGICFSVFAIVVKKIHLSIAYAIWSGVGTLLITIISVYFFKEHISLFQAFCILFIVLGVIGLKVSSAS
- a CDS encoding aminopeptidase encodes the protein MSFEQTLEKYAALAVNVGVNIQPGQTLSISAPLEAVQFVRLVTEKAYKSGAKHVYVDWNDETLTRLKFDLAPEEAFSEFPSWKAHAREELAKEGAAFMSIYAENPDLLKGVEATRIATAHKVAGEAMKVYRDYVQADKVSWCVISVPTKEWAAKVFPDVAPEEQEAKLWDAIFKATRADLENPVEAWKEHDETLHTKVDYLNEKHYKALHYTGPGTDLTIELPEKHVWAGAGSLNEKNVPFMANIPTEEVFTMPLKTGVNGQVSSTKPLAFAGNIIDNFTLTFENGRIVDYKAEAGEEALKHLVETDEGSHFLGEVALVPHDSPISNTNVLFYNTLFDENASCHLAIGNAYAFNLVGGKTMSKEELAENGANASITHNDFMIGSAELDIDGITADGRHEPIFRKGNWAF